The Bacteroidota bacterium genome has a window encoding:
- a CDS encoding DUF3883 domain-containing protein: MSTGKKIIFFNVAWMRSYTGLRNDTAIGGGAYIKKNKWGHEIFNFSPLKGQVFGYVAAQGDINIDRLGADSSDDFIEGVTVVWTATRPTGGNVIIGWYKNATLYRSMQNQPRAFRKSKILFSVVCPQKKATLLTEDERIFEVPRGKGGFGQRNIWYAFNNKKYVSKVLDYINKGKLPKVRARGVGASFQVDSLKRRKVEKIAISKICEYYQRLGYKISSVEEEKVGWDLEATRGRSRLMLEVKGLSGDVISVQLTHNEYSQLKRKDNNYRLCVVSKALTNPSLYIFSYSNNEKIWIDEKRNSALKFKELKAARAFV, encoded by the coding sequence ATGAGTACTGGTAAAAAAATTATTTTTTTCAACGTTGCCTGGATGCGCAGCTATACTGGATTGCGCAACGACACCGCTATTGGGGGAGGTGCCTACATAAAAAAGAATAAATGGGGGCACGAAATATTTAACTTCTCGCCACTTAAAGGTCAAGTGTTTGGCTACGTCGCAGCACAAGGAGATATCAATATTGACAGACTTGGAGCAGACAGTTCTGATGATTTTATTGAAGGCGTTACAGTTGTTTGGACTGCGACAAGACCTACAGGTGGCAATGTGATAATCGGCTGGTATAAGAATGCCACGCTTTATCGATCTATGCAGAATCAGCCTCGTGCATTTCGTAAATCAAAAATTCTTTTTTCAGTAGTGTGCCCTCAGAAGAAGGCGACTTTGTTGACGGAAGATGAACGGATATTTGAAGTCCCCAGAGGCAAAGGTGGTTTTGGGCAGCGAAATATTTGGTATGCTTTCAATAACAAAAAATATGTTTCAAAAGTCTTAGATTATATCAACAAGGGGAAATTACCGAAAGTTAGGGCTAGAGGTGTTGGTGCATCATTCCAGGTGGACAGTTTGAAAAGGAGAAAAGTCGAGAAAATTGCAATCAGTAAAATATGCGAATATTACCAGAGATTAGGGTATAAGATATCTTCTGTAGAGGAAGAAAAAGTTGGATGGGACTTAGAGGCTACAAGGGGTAGGTCAAGATTGATGTTGGAGGTTAAAGGGCTTTCCGGAGACGTTATAAGTGTTCAGCTTACGCATAATGAGTATTCCCAGTTAAAGAGAAAGGATAATAACTATCGACTTTGTGTTGTATCGAAAGCTCTCACTAATCCGTCACTCTACATTTTCAGTTACTCCAACAATGAAAAGATTTGGATTGATGAAAAGAGAAATAGTGCACTAAAGTTTAAAGAGTTGAAAGCTGCGCGAGCTTTTGTATAG
- a CDS encoding helix-turn-helix domain-containing protein translates to MKTARKTKTKETDANRIRETGKVSKLREHILTESAKQSRERKLRNELLAIRYQLEDYIERDAHEHRMSVLDFVKLYLKALSISQRELADIFEMQDSNLYKYFTGERKLNSDLVMKLSHFLHTPPELWYYLQVKNELLDLAGEKEKIRKYRKYDYQKVVLQKADS, encoded by the coding sequence ATGAAGACTGCAAGAAAGACGAAAACCAAAGAAACGGATGCTAACCGCATCCGGGAAACCGGTAAAGTGTCAAAGCTTCGGGAACATATCCTGACCGAATCCGCGAAACAGTCCAGGGAGCGGAAACTCCGGAATGAATTACTCGCGATCCGCTATCAGCTGGAAGACTATATCGAGCGGGATGCACACGAGCATAGAATGAGCGTGCTCGATTTCGTGAAGTTGTACCTGAAGGCCCTGTCGATCAGCCAACGGGAGCTGGCGGACATCTTTGAAATGCAGGATTCCAACCTCTACAAATACTTCACCGGCGAACGTAAGCTGAACAGCGATCTGGTCATGAAGCTGAGCCACTTCCTGCATACACCGCCGGAGCTCTGGTATTACCTCCAGGTCAAGAATGAGCTGCTCGACCTGGCCGGCGAGAAGGAGAAGATCAGGAAGTACCGGAAGTACGACTATCAAAAGGTAGTGTTGCAGAAGGCGGATTCGTGA
- a CDS encoding T9SS type A sorting domain-containing protein, translated as MRSLLAISVLLLASLPASAQSDTPCNAPLLPVAEDTCSFVTVNTAGALYQSDPANGGLAPCAFPGSPDVWYAVIVPPSGAISFTTREGSITDAGMAVYAGPCTAPVLLECDDDDAAGFMAVVDRSDFPPGDTLFIRLWKAAGSGTGTFELCAVESHADCRVATPICETTRVEGNAYGPGSNQDAFANFCDISEFQSHWFTWRFLSSGTFWFKIFPDSVATGFYPDYDWLLWQDNAPGFCSAFNNNLPPMACNGSSSTGPSGETGLDTSGTSFSVPAGPGNPFCPILNVNAGETYYLLLNNFSTSSTGFTLRLGGSAVTDCDILTSVASATSTTRNNRFDCYPVPARERVYLRAHVRTQGYTYTVLDLLGRTILPTQALQPDTFLDRATIGSGTFFVIIGNGEWREVERVVVE; from the coding sequence ATGCGTAGCCTGCTCGCCATTTCCGTTCTACTCCTCGCCTCCCTCCCCGCCTCCGCCCAGAGCGACACGCCCTGCAACGCTCCCCTGCTGCCGGTGGCGGAGGATACGTGCAGCTTTGTGACGGTGAACACGGCCGGGGCGCTGTATCAATCGGACCCGGCCAACGGCGGGCTCGCGCCCTGCGCGTTTCCGGGATCGCCGGATGTGTGGTACGCGGTGATCGTGCCGCCATCGGGCGCCATCAGCTTCACCACCCGCGAGGGCAGCATCACCGACGCGGGCATGGCCGTGTACGCCGGTCCCTGTACCGCGCCCGTCCTGCTCGAATGCGACGACGATGACGCCGCCGGCTTCATGGCCGTGGTCGATCGCAGCGACTTCCCGCCCGGCGATACACTCTTCATCCGTCTCTGGAAAGCGGCCGGCAGCGGCACGGGCACCTTTGAGCTTTGCGCGGTGGAGTCGCATGCCGACTGCCGCGTGGCCACGCCGATCTGCGAGACCACCCGCGTCGAAGGCAACGCCTACGGCCCCGGCTCCAACCAGGACGCCTTCGCCAACTTCTGCGATATCTCGGAGTTCCAGTCGCACTGGTTCACCTGGCGCTTCCTGAGCTCGGGTACGTTCTGGTTCAAGATCTTCCCCGACTCGGTGGCCACGGGCTTCTACCCCGACTACGACTGGCTGCTCTGGCAGGACAACGCCCCTGGCTTTTGCAGCGCGTTCAACAACAACCTGCCGCCCATGGCCTGCAACGGCAGCAGCTCCACCGGACCCAGCGGCGAAACCGGCCTCGATACCAGCGGCACCTCATTCTCCGTGCCGGCCGGACCGGGTAACCCCTTCTGCCCCATCCTCAACGTGAACGCCGGCGAGACCTACTACCTCCTGCTGAACAACTTCTCCACCAGCAGCACCGGCTTCACCCTCCGCCTCGGCGGCAGCGCCGTGACGGATTGCGACATCCTCACCTCCGTCGCCTCCGCGACTTCAACCACACGCAACAACCGCTTCGACTGCTACCCCGTGCCCGCGCGTGAGCGCGTGTACCTCCGCGCACACGTGCGCACCCAGGGCTACACCTACACCGTACTCGACCTCCTCGGCCGCACGATCCTCCCCACCCAAGCCCTCCAACCCGACACCTTCCTCGACCGCGCCACCATCGGCAGCGGCACGTTCTTCGTCATCATCGGGAATGGGGAGTGGCGGGAGGTTGAGCGGGTGGTGGTGGAGTGA
- a CDS encoding polyprenyl synthetase family protein, translating to MSQKLDEIKAPIAPVMEEFERKFRESMKSPVPLLDRITHYIVKRKGKQMRPMFVFLSAGLHGPVGDTSHRAATLIELLHTATLVHDDVVDDSNERRGFFSLNALWKNKIAVLVGDYLLSKGLLLSIGNKDFRLLELVSEAVKVMSEGELLQIEKARRLDITEDIYYEIIRRKTASLIAACCACGASSAGASDETVQQMHRFGELIGIAFQIKDDLFDYGPEGVIGKPTGIDIKESKMTLPLIHALSKASQADKKRIIHIIKNHNTDNKKVREVIRFVESSGGITYATERMYHYQEEAFRLLDTFPANAYRDSLRSLVRYTTERPL from the coding sequence ATGTCCCAAAAACTGGACGAAATAAAGGCGCCGATCGCGCCGGTGATGGAGGAGTTCGAACGGAAGTTCCGGGAGTCGATGAAGAGTCCGGTGCCGCTGCTCGACCGCATCACGCACTACATCGTCAAGCGCAAGGGCAAGCAGATGCGGCCGATGTTCGTGTTCCTCTCGGCCGGACTGCACGGACCGGTGGGTGATACCAGCCACCGCGCCGCCACGCTCATCGAGCTGCTGCACACGGCCACGCTCGTCCACGACGACGTGGTCGACGATTCCAACGAGCGCCGGGGCTTCTTCAGCCTGAACGCGCTGTGGAAGAACAAGATCGCGGTGCTGGTGGGCGACTACCTGCTGAGCAAGGGCTTGCTGTTGTCGATCGGCAACAAGGACTTCCGCCTGCTCGAGCTGGTCTCCGAGGCCGTGAAGGTGATGAGCGAGGGCGAGCTGCTGCAGATCGAAAAGGCCAGGCGGCTCGACATCACCGAGGACATCTACTACGAGATCATCCGCCGCAAGACGGCTTCGCTCATCGCCGCCTGCTGCGCCTGCGGGGCTTCCTCGGCCGGGGCGAGCGACGAGACCGTGCAGCAGATGCACCGCTTCGGCGAACTGATCGGCATCGCCTTCCAGATCAAGGACGACCTCTTCGACTACGGTCCCGAAGGCGTCATCGGCAAACCGACCGGCATCGACATCAAGGAAAGCAAGATGACCCTGCCGCTGATCCACGCGCTGTCGAAGGCCTCACAGGCCGACAAGAAGCGGATCATCCACATCATCAAGAACCACAACACGGACAACAAGAAGGTACGCGAAGTCATCCGCTTCGTGGAAAGCTCCGGCGGCATCACCTATGCCACCGAACGCATGTACCATTATCAGGAGGAAGCCTTCCGCCTGCTCGACACCTTTCCGGCCAACGCCTACCGCGATTCGCTCCGCAGCCTCGTTCGTTACACCACCGAACGCCCGCTCTGA
- a CDS encoding alpha/beta fold hydrolase: protein MNLRKSYYLLSTLLLLGAAFLALSPSFVQPDFILPKRVDSLFVIYETETAHRVNQQADTLPLAAPLFNPGELGLAYEQLRIYTSDSIVLHGWYVPCGDTAANTLLLVHDLNDSKLRLLDAVKQFHDRGLHVAVFDLRAHGESEGKIFSPGMIAVEDLKHVTDALLRRTETKHICLMGYGIGSAIVLQSAVVDGRADALVLQSPFANLENYLARYAYAKWGRLKPLWYPVFHRKTEQLLGHPVEAMDLPLLASVVKTPTLVVTGSEDELVFPTESLAVFDSSAAPKKDLLLIRKAGHQNIDELGGADYYNRIAAFLVTAVPRKQQKTRFKRLAQL, encoded by the coding sequence ATGAACCTGCGCAAGTCGTACTACCTGCTGTCAACGCTGCTGTTACTCGGCGCGGCCTTTCTTGCCCTGTCGCCTTCGTTCGTGCAGCCGGATTTCATCCTGCCCAAGCGTGTCGATTCCCTTTTCGTCATTTACGAAACCGAAACGGCGCATCGTGTCAACCAACAAGCCGACACCCTGCCGCTGGCCGCGCCGCTCTTCAATCCCGGCGAACTGGGACTGGCGTACGAACAACTGCGCATCTACACCAGCGACAGCATCGTCCTGCACGGCTGGTATGTGCCCTGTGGGGACACGGCTGCGAATACCTTGCTGTTGGTCCACGACCTCAACGACAGCAAGCTGCGGCTGCTCGACGCGGTGAAACAGTTCCACGACCGCGGCCTACACGTGGCGGTGTTCGACCTGCGCGCGCACGGCGAGAGCGAAGGAAAGATCTTCTCGCCCGGCATGATCGCGGTGGAAGACCTCAAGCACGTGACCGACGCCCTGCTGCGACGAACGGAGACGAAGCACATCTGCCTGATGGGCTACGGGATCGGTTCGGCCATCGTGTTGCAGTCGGCGGTGGTCGACGGACGCGCCGACGCGCTCGTGTTGCAGAGCCCGTTCGCCAACCTCGAGAACTACCTGGCCCGCTATGCCTACGCGAAGTGGGGACGGCTGAAACCCCTTTGGTACCCTGTTTTCCACCGGAAAACGGAACAATTGCTGGGCCACCCCGTCGAAGCCATGGACCTGCCCCTGCTCGCCAGCGTGGTGAAAACTCCCACCCTGGTCGTGACCGGCAGCGAGGACGAGCTGGTCTTCCCGACCGAATCCCTGGCCGTTTTCGACTCCTCCGCCGCTCCGAAAAAAGACTTACTTTTGATACGCAAGGCGGGGCACCAGAACATCGACGAACTGGGCGGGGCGGACTATTACAACCGCATCGCCGCGTTCCTGGTGACCGCGGTTCCCAGAAAACAGCAGAAAACGCGTTTCAAACGACTGGCGCAGCTATGA
- a CDS encoding DNA primase, with translation MIARETIDRILDAVRIDEVVGDFVQLKKRGTNLLGLCPFHNEKTPSFNVNPVRNIYKCFGCGKGGDAVNFVMEHEHYSYPEALRYLAKRYNIEIEETAPDPQEAQLRDERESLYILNSYAQRVFSEQLFEDEEGRAIGMSYFRERGFSEETIKTFQLGFSRSDWSAFAERAVKEGYKEEYLEKTGLCIRKDNGKLFDRFRGRVMFPIHNLSGRVIGFGGRVLKKDDKTAKYLNSPESEIYHKSKSLYGIYFAKKAIVQLDNCYLVEGYTDVISLHQAGIENVVASSGTSLTSEQIRLIGRYTKNITVLYDGDAAGIKASLRGIDLILEEGLNVKVVLFPDGDDPDSYTRKHGSSSTVDFIEANAKDFVLFKTGLLLDDVKNDPVRKAGLIRDVVETIGHIPDPILRSTYTKQCSALLDIQENILVSELNKIRRNQLKKETGAPEIDELLTVTIAPPQTPADDLSTEAQEQHIIRLLVQYGEKAIEFKEDIEDPERPGHYVQQVHHVSVSRFIVEEIAHDGIEFEHPVYNRLLRLYVESAKANPDASPDVDRLIQESDAPVREVLVELLSPRYTLSDNWAIMHQIEVPLEENLLRQQVEQSVYHLKNKKVMRLLEESRQRLKEAHTNGEDFTALLERHQHLERVKQEISRILGIDVLR, from the coding sequence ATGATCGCGCGCGAGACCATCGACCGGATCCTTGACGCCGTCCGCATCGATGAGGTGGTCGGCGATTTCGTCCAGCTTAAAAAGCGTGGCACGAACCTGCTCGGCCTTTGCCCGTTCCACAACGAGAAAACCCCTTCGTTCAACGTCAACCCGGTCCGCAACATCTACAAGTGTTTCGGCTGCGGCAAGGGCGGCGACGCGGTGAACTTCGTGATGGAGCACGAGCACTACAGCTACCCGGAAGCCCTGCGGTACCTGGCCAAGCGCTACAACATCGAGATCGAAGAAACCGCGCCCGACCCGCAGGAAGCGCAACTGCGCGACGAACGGGAAAGCCTCTACATCCTCAACAGCTACGCGCAGCGCGTCTTTTCCGAGCAGTTGTTCGAGGACGAGGAAGGCCGTGCCATCGGCATGTCCTACTTCCGTGAGCGCGGATTCTCCGAAGAAACGATCAAGACCTTCCAACTCGGCTTCAGCCGCTCCGACTGGAGCGCGTTCGCGGAGCGCGCGGTGAAGGAAGGGTACAAGGAAGAGTACCTCGAAAAGACCGGGCTGTGCATCCGCAAGGACAACGGCAAGCTGTTCGACCGCTTCCGCGGGCGCGTCATGTTCCCGATCCACAACCTGAGCGGTCGGGTGATCGGTTTCGGCGGGCGCGTGCTGAAGAAGGACGACAAGACCGCCAAGTACCTCAACTCGCCCGAGTCGGAGATCTACCACAAGAGCAAATCGCTCTACGGGATCTACTTCGCCAAGAAGGCGATCGTGCAGCTCGACAACTGCTACCTCGTCGAAGGCTATACCGACGTGATCTCGCTCCACCAGGCGGGCATCGAGAACGTAGTGGCCAGCAGCGGCACCTCGCTCACCAGCGAGCAGATCCGGCTGATCGGTCGTTATACGAAGAACATCACCGTCCTGTACGACGGCGACGCGGCGGGCATCAAGGCCTCGCTGCGCGGGATCGATCTGATCCTCGAAGAAGGACTGAACGTGAAGGTCGTCCTCTTTCCTGACGGCGACGATCCCGACTCCTATACGCGGAAGCACGGCAGCAGCTCGACGGTCGATTTCATCGAAGCGAACGCCAAGGATTTCGTCCTGTTCAAGACCGGCCTGCTGCTCGACGACGTGAAAAACGACCCGGTACGCAAAGCCGGGCTCATCCGCGACGTGGTGGAAACGATCGGTCACATTCCCGATCCGATCCTGCGTTCGACCTATACCAAGCAGTGCAGCGCCTTGCTCGACATCCAGGAGAACATCCTCGTTTCGGAGCTGAACAAGATCCGCCGGAACCAACTGAAGAAAGAGACCGGCGCACCGGAAATCGACGAGCTGTTGACGGTTACGATCGCGCCGCCACAGACACCGGCGGACGACCTTTCGACCGAAGCGCAGGAGCAGCACATCATCCGCCTGCTCGTGCAGTACGGCGAAAAGGCGATCGAATTCAAAGAGGACATCGAAGACCCGGAGCGGCCGGGGCATTACGTGCAACAGGTCCATCACGTCAGTGTGAGCCGTTTCATCGTGGAAGAGATCGCCCACGACGGGATCGAGTTCGAACATCCGGTGTACAACCGTTTACTGCGTCTGTACGTCGAATCCGCCAAGGCGAATCCCGATGCTTCACCCGATGTGGACCGCCTCATCCAGGAATCGGACGCGCCGGTTCGGGAAGTGCTGGTGGAACTGCTGAGTCCGCGTTACACGCTCAGCGACAACTGGGCCATCATGCACCAGATCGAGGTGCCGCTGGAAGAAAATCTGCTGCGGCAGCAGGTGGAACAGTCGGTGTACCACCTCAAGAACAAGAAAGTGATGCGCCTGCTGGAAGAAAGCCGTCAGCGACTCAAAGAAGCGCACACGAACGGCGAAGACTTCACCGCGCTGCTGGAACGCCACCAGCACCTCGAACGGGTGAAGCAGGAGATCTCCCGGATATTGGGGATCGACGTACTCCGATAA
- a CDS encoding pseudouridine synthase produces MRNSRGSGQDRGKGTRGASRNSSPRSGGKGRPAARATARPAPRPKYFEDDPNKNDRPSFHADGRKRRQRNVKEEEAPAPRSRSERPASRERFSESRERSSAPRGRSSESRERSSGPRGRSDESRERSSAPRGRSSESRERSSGPRGRTGESRERASGPRGRSTESRERAPGSRSRFPESRERSSGPRGRSSESRERSFSPRERDDERGGFSRREGGSSPREFGAKKFAKKKFEKKRSPAGRFAPQRSKFAEPKEDDGRVRLNKFIANCGICSRREADELISAGVITVNGEVVTELGTKVGLTDTIKYNNQVLRGERPVYLLLNKPKDYITTVDDPGKRHTVMELIANACKERVYPVGRLDRNTTGVLLFTNDGELARRLMHPSFEVQKVYQVELDKNLSPEDFEKISKGLTLEDGPIKVDDIAYTGEGRDRKVIGVELHSGRNRIVRRIFEHLHYEVQKLDRTVFAGLTKKDLPRGRWRFLTPLEVANLHMQVGRKYAED; encoded by the coding sequence ATGCGAAATTCAAGGGGTTCCGGACAGGACAGGGGGAAAGGTACACGCGGCGCGTCCCGCAATTCATCGCCAAGAAGTGGCGGCAAAGGACGTCCGGCTGCCCGGGCAACTGCACGTCCCGCACCCCGGCCGAAGTATTTCGAAGATGATCCCAACAAGAACGATCGTCCGAGTTTTCATGCCGATGGCCGCAAGCGTCGTCAGCGCAACGTGAAGGAAGAGGAAGCACCGGCTCCCCGCAGCCGCTCGGAACGCCCCGCTTCCCGCGAGCGTTTTTCCGAATCGCGTGAACGCTCCTCCGCTCCACGCGGTCGTTCTTCAGAATCGCGCGAACGTTCCTCCGGTCCGCGTGGCCGATCGGATGAATCGCGCGAGCGTTCTTCCGCACCCCGCGGCCGTTCGTCCGAATCCCGCGAACGCTCTTCCGGCCCGCGTGGTCGTACCGGCGAATCGCGTGAGCGTGCCTCCGGTCCACGCGGTCGTTCCACCGAGTCGCGTGAGCGCGCACCCGGTTCCCGTAGCCGTTTTCCCGAATCGCGGGAACGTTCCTCCGGCCCGCGCGGTCGTTCCTCCGAATCGCGTGAGCGTTCGTTCAGTCCGCGCGAGCGCGACGACGAGCGTGGCGGTTTTTCACGACGCGAGGGCGGCAGCTCGCCCCGGGAATTCGGCGCGAAGAAATTCGCCAAGAAGAAATTTGAAAAGAAGAGATCGCCTGCCGGTCGCTTCGCTCCCCAGCGTTCCAAGTTCGCGGAACCGAAGGAGGACGACGGTCGCGTACGCCTCAACAAGTTCATCGCCAACTGCGGCATCTGTTCCCGCCGCGAAGCGGACGAGCTGATCTCCGCCGGCGTCATCACCGTGAACGGTGAAGTGGTGACCGAGCTCGGTACCAAGGTCGGCCTCACCGATACCATCAAATACAACAACCAGGTGCTGCGCGGCGAACGCCCCGTGTACCTGCTCCTCAACAAACCGAAGGATTATATCACCACCGTCGATGATCCGGGCAAGCGGCATACGGTGATGGAACTCATCGCCAACGCCTGCAAGGAACGCGTCTATCCCGTCGGTCGCCTCGACCGGAACACCACAGGCGTACTCCTCTTTACGAACGACGGTGAACTCGCCCGCCGCCTCATGCACCCGAGCTTCGAAGTGCAGAAGGTGTACCAGGTCGAACTCGACAAGAACCTCAGCCCGGAAGATTTCGAAAAGATCTCGAAGGGCCTGACCCTCGAAGACGGCCCGATCAAGGTCGACGATATCGCTTATACGGGCGAAGGACGCGACCGCAAAGTGATCGGGGTCGAACTGCACAGCGGCCGCAACCGCATCGTGCGCCGCATCTTCGAACACCTGCACTACGAAGTCCAGAAACTCGACCGCACCGTCTTCGCCGGCCTGACCAAAAAGGACCTGCCCCGCGGTCGCTGGCGCTTCCTTACGCCGCTCGAAGTGGCCAACCTGCACATGCAGGTCGGACGCAAGTACGCGGAAGACTGA
- a CDS encoding YraN family protein → MSGANSQREKELAEVGEKIASEHLRSKGHTILNRRFRYDRAEVDIVSESGGMLVFTEVKTRESSYLTEPIQLVPLKKQRQLIKAADGYLKERNEERPSRFDIIIIVHNTEYTRIDHIEDAFYPTI, encoded by the coding sequence ATGAGCGGAGCCAACTCGCAGCGGGAGAAGGAACTGGCGGAGGTAGGAGAGAAGATCGCCAGCGAACACCTTCGGTCGAAAGGCCATACGATCCTCAATCGGCGCTTCCGGTACGATCGTGCGGAGGTCGACATCGTCTCCGAAAGCGGCGGCATGCTGGTTTTCACCGAAGTCAAGACCCGCGAGAGCAGTTACCTCACCGAACCGATCCAGTTGGTACCGCTCAAGAAGCAACGCCAGCTTATCAAAGCGGCCGACGGTTACCTGAAAGAGCGCAACGAGGAACGGCCGAGCCGTTTCGACATCATCATCATCGTGCACAACACAGAGTACACGCGGATCGATCACATCGAAGACGCGTTTTACCCGACAATTTGA
- a CDS encoding LD-carboxypeptidase, with protein sequence MTRPPFLQAGDTVAIVATARKVSKAEMRPAISILESWGLKVQAGKNLYKDDRQFAGTDEDRAGDLQRALNNKNVRAVFFARGGYGSVRIIDSIDWKKFNKDPKWLIGFSDITVIHNHVHRHSSVETLHAPMCLNLPKLSAQCLQVLKDALFGQRLRYSSSKQQPALEKLNRKGKSSGVLTGGNLSILYSLMGSASDADTNGKILFLEDLDEYLYHIDRMMMNLKRNGKLAGLKGLIVGGMTEMKDNPTPFGRTAEEIIAEAVAEYDYPVVYGFPAGHIPNNYPLIFGREVTLNVTEKMELTFQA encoded by the coding sequence ATGACCCGACCCCCCTTCCTACAGGCAGGAGATACTGTCGCCATCGTCGCGACGGCCCGAAAAGTGAGTAAAGCGGAGATGCGTCCCGCCATCAGCATCCTCGAATCCTGGGGACTGAAGGTGCAGGCCGGTAAGAACCTGTACAAGGACGACCGGCAGTTCGCCGGAACCGACGAAGACCGCGCCGGTGACTTGCAACGAGCCCTCAACAACAAGAACGTACGGGCGGTCTTCTTCGCCCGCGGCGGCTACGGATCGGTGCGGATCATCGACAGCATCGACTGGAAAAAGTTCAACAAGGACCCCAAGTGGCTGATCGGGTTCTCCGACATCACCGTCATTCACAACCACGTACACCGGCACAGCTCCGTCGAAACCCTGCATGCGCCCATGTGCCTCAACCTGCCCAAGCTGAGCGCACAGTGCCTGCAGGTGCTGAAGGACGCGCTCTTCGGACAACGCCTGCGTTACTCCAGTTCGAAGCAACAACCCGCCCTCGAGAAGCTCAACCGCAAGGGCAAGTCCAGCGGCGTGCTTACGGGTGGCAACCTCTCGATCCTTTATTCGCTGATGGGCTCCGCTTCCGATGCGGATACCAATGGCAAGATCCTCTTCCTCGAGGACCTTGACGAATACCTCTACCACATCGACCGCATGATGATGAACCTCAAGCGGAACGGCAAGCTCGCCGGACTCAAAGGACTCATCGTCGGCGGCATGACGGAGATGAAGGACAATCCCACACCCTTTGGCCGCACAGCGGAGGAGATCATCGCCGAAGCAGTGGCGGAGTACGACTACCCGGTTGTGTACGGTTTCCCGGCCGGTCACATCCCCAACAACTACCCGCTCATCTTCGGGCGGGAGGTCACGCTCAACGTGACGGAAAAAATGGAACTCACCTTCCAGGCATGA